Proteins encoded together in one Chitinophaga sp. LS1 window:
- a CDS encoding DUF1266 domain-containing protein, with protein MKTILTWLIIGVAVGYFVYTRVLPLFSFQKKRKPFTPIHRDENSTLTNSQYKKIALGAIYSEMTHAYINTLATGLDRSYVNGTLLHSYWKLKTASEARAKLVYLRDKGFRYYLPAIYRALMAKTAEEQEDVIDQSFQEEDDKGKAYSQLHNLIDTMPELLQDGILHDEQDILKYGMIGWDCGRLVFLTRLCLEARIINESEAWAYIDAASELAHITYTDWESYAKSYILGRAMWGGIHSGNRDVAAIARYLLEKDESPWLQLPW; from the coding sequence ATGAAAACTATCCTGACCTGGCTCATCATAGGCGTTGCCGTGGGTTATTTCGTATATACGAGGGTTTTACCTTTATTTTCATTTCAAAAGAAGAGAAAACCTTTTACCCCCATACACCGTGATGAGAACAGCACCCTTACAAACAGCCAGTACAAGAAAATAGCACTGGGGGCCATCTACAGTGAGATGACACATGCATATATCAATACCCTGGCTACAGGATTGGATAGATCGTATGTAAACGGTACCCTGCTGCATAGCTACTGGAAACTAAAAACCGCCAGCGAAGCCAGGGCAAAACTGGTCTACCTGCGGGACAAGGGATTTCGCTATTATCTGCCGGCAATATACAGGGCATTGATGGCGAAAACGGCGGAGGAACAGGAAGATGTTATAGATCAAAGTTTTCAGGAAGAAGATGATAAGGGGAAAGCGTATTCCCAACTACATAACCTGATAGATACTATGCCTGAATTGCTGCAGGACGGTATCCTACATGATGAACAGGATATTTTGAAATACGGTATGATCGGCTGGGATTGTGGCCGGCTCGTCTTCCTCACAAGACTCTGCCTCGAAGCCCGCATTATCAACGAATCAGAAGCCTGGGCCTACATTGACGCAGCCAGTGAACTGGCCCACATCACCTATACAGATTGGGAATCCTATGCTAAAAGTTATATCCTCGGCCGTGCCATGTGGGGTGGTATTCACTCCGGCAACCGG
- a CDS encoding DUF2892 domain-containing protein, producing MKKNVGTVDGLIRVILAIITIFLFYNKILTDSLFMIIAVILLLTSLTGFCPLYSLLGLKTKHEAPKEPARG from the coding sequence ATGAAAAAAAATGTCGGTACAGTTGATGGATTGATCCGCGTAATTCTAGCCATCATCACCATCTTCCTGTTTTACAACAAGATACTTACAGACAGCCTTTTCATGATCATAGCAGTGATTCTTCTGCTGACCAGCCTAACCGGCTTTTGCCCTTTGTACTCGCTACTGGGGCTTAAAACAAAACATGAGGCTCCTAAAGAGCCTGCGCGAGGTTAA